One Peterkaempfera bronchialis DNA window includes the following coding sequences:
- the bldD gene encoding transcriptional regulator BldD has protein sequence MSSDYAKQLGGKLRAIRTQQGLSLHGVEEKSQGRWKAVVVGSYERGDRAVTVQRLAELAEFYGVPVQELLPGSTPGGAAEPPPRLVLDLERLAQVPSEKAGPLQRYAATIQSQRGDYNGKVLSIRQDDLRTLAVIYDQSPSILTEQLISWGVLNPDARRAVREDDSV, from the coding sequence ATGTCCAGCGACTACGCGAAACAGCTCGGGGGCAAGCTCCGCGCGATCCGCACCCAGCAGGGCCTCTCCCTGCACGGCGTCGAGGAGAAGTCCCAGGGGCGCTGGAAGGCTGTGGTGGTCGGGTCGTACGAGCGCGGCGACCGCGCCGTGACCGTGCAGCGCCTGGCCGAGCTCGCCGAGTTCTACGGCGTGCCCGTACAGGAGCTGCTCCCCGGCAGCACCCCTGGCGGTGCCGCCGAGCCTCCGCCGCGCCTGGTGCTCGACCTGGAGCGCCTGGCGCAGGTCCCGTCGGAGAAGGCCGGTCCCTTGCAGCGCTACGCGGCGACCATCCAGAGCCAGCGCGGCGACTACAACGGCAAGGTCCTCTCCATCCGGCAGGACGACCTGCGCACCCTGGCCGTGATCTACGACCAGTCGCCGTCGATCCTGACCGAGCAACTGATCAGCTGGGGCGTGCTCAACCCTGACGCGCGCCGCGCCGTGCGCGAGGACGACTCCGTCTGA
- the pyrR gene encoding bifunctional pyr operon transcriptional regulator/uracil phosphoribosyltransferase PyrR: MTASHDEGAALRAPHQVLDESDIARVITRIAHEIVERAKGAEDVVLLGIHTRGVHLARRLRAKLAAITGRDIPLGALDITMYRDDLRLKPARALEHTEIPPGGIDGRLVVLVDDVLFSGRTIRAALDALNDIGRPRAVQLAVLVDRGHRELPIRADYVGKNLPTSLREAVKVQLAETDGGDAVLVGDRDYAARSSQALAAEEPAADAQQPSAPHLPE; this comes from the coding sequence ATGACCGCATCCCATGACGAGGGCGCCGCGCTGCGCGCCCCCCACCAGGTCCTCGACGAGTCCGACATCGCCCGGGTGATCACCCGCATCGCGCATGAGATCGTCGAACGCGCCAAGGGCGCGGAGGACGTCGTCCTGCTCGGCATCCACACCCGCGGCGTCCATCTGGCCCGCCGGCTCCGCGCCAAGCTCGCCGCCATCACCGGCCGGGACATCCCGCTGGGCGCGCTCGACATCACCATGTACCGGGACGACCTGCGCCTGAAGCCCGCGCGGGCCCTGGAGCACACCGAGATCCCGCCCGGCGGCATCGACGGCCGCCTCGTCGTCCTCGTCGACGACGTGCTCTTCTCCGGCCGGACCATCCGCGCCGCCCTGGACGCGCTGAACGACATCGGACGGCCCCGCGCCGTGCAACTCGCCGTACTGGTCGACCGAGGCCACCGCGAGCTGCCGATCCGCGCCGACTATGTGGGCAAGAACCTGCCCACCTCGCTGCGCGAGGCCGTGAAGGTCCAGCTCGCCGAGACCGACGGCGGCGACGCCGTCCTGGTCGGCGACCGCGACTACGCCGCCCGCTCCTCCCAGGCTCTCGCCGCCGAGGAGCCCGCCGCCGATGCCCAGCAGCCGTCCGCACCGCACCTCCCGGAGTAA
- a CDS encoding aspartate carbamoyltransferase catalytic subunit: MKRHLVSAADLTHDDALLILDTAEEMAQVSARAVKKLPTLRGRTVVNLFFEDSTRTRTSFEVAEKRLSADVINFSAKGSSVSKGESLKDTALTLQAMGADAVVIRHSASGAPLRLARSDWLHGSVINAGDGTHEHPTQALLDAFTMRRHLAPGLGHDLAGRRITIVGDILHSRVARSNVLLLATLGAQVTLVAPPTLVPIGIESWPCEVSYDLDAVLAKTDALMMLRVQRERMNAAFFPTEREYSRRYGLDGLRMAALPEHAIVMHPGPMVRGMEITAEVADSPRCTVVEQVANGVSVRMAVLYLLLGGATLADTQPRTNDAEESTK; encoded by the coding sequence GTGAAGCGCCACCTCGTCTCCGCCGCCGACCTCACCCACGACGACGCGCTGCTGATCCTCGACACCGCCGAGGAGATGGCCCAGGTCTCGGCCCGCGCCGTCAAGAAGCTGCCGACCCTGCGCGGCCGCACCGTCGTCAACCTCTTCTTCGAGGACTCCACCCGCACCCGCACCTCCTTCGAGGTCGCCGAGAAGCGGCTCTCCGCCGACGTCATCAACTTCTCCGCCAAGGGCTCCTCGGTCTCCAAGGGCGAGTCCCTCAAGGACACCGCCCTCACCCTCCAGGCCATGGGCGCCGACGCCGTCGTCATCCGGCACAGCGCCTCCGGCGCCCCGCTGCGGCTCGCCCGCTCCGACTGGCTGCACGGCAGCGTCATCAACGCCGGCGACGGCACCCATGAGCACCCCACCCAGGCCCTGCTCGACGCCTTCACCATGCGCCGCCACCTCGCGCCCGGCCTCGGCCACGACCTCGCCGGCCGCCGCATCACCATCGTCGGCGACATCCTGCACAGCCGGGTCGCCCGCTCCAATGTGCTGCTGCTCGCCACCCTCGGCGCCCAGGTCACCCTGGTCGCCCCGCCGACCCTGGTCCCCATCGGCATCGAGAGCTGGCCCTGCGAGGTCTCCTACGACCTCGACGCGGTGCTGGCCAAGACCGACGCCCTGATGATGCTCCGCGTCCAGCGCGAGCGGATGAACGCGGCCTTCTTCCCCACCGAGCGCGAGTACTCCCGCCGCTACGGCCTGGACGGGCTCCGGATGGCGGCGCTGCCCGAGCACGCCATCGTGATGCACCCCGGCCCGATGGTCCGCGGCATGGAGATCACCGCCGAGGTGGCGGACTCACCGCGCTGCACCGTGGTCGAGCAGGTCGCCAACGGCGTCTCCGTCCGGATGGCCGTCCTCTACCTGCTGCTCGGCGGCGCCACCCTCGCAGACACCCAGCCCCGCACCAACGACGCCGAGGAGAGCACCAAGTGA
- a CDS encoding dihydroorotase — MTSHLIRNASLLGGAPQDVLIADGVIQDVGTGLTGADTETDATGLVLLPGLVDLHTHLREPGREDAETVYTGTRAAARGGFTAVHAMANTFPVADTAGVVEQVWRLGRSSGYCDVQPVGAVTIGLEGKQLAELGAMHDSAAGVRVFSDDGKCVDDAVIMRRALEYVKAFDGVIAQHAQEPRLTQGAQMNEGAVSGELGLAGWPAVAEEAIIARDVLLAAHVGSRLHICHVSTAGSVEIIRWAKAKGWNVTAEVTPHHLLLTDELVRSYDPVYKVNPPLRTETDVLALREALADGTIDAVATDHAPHPAEDKDCEWAVAAMGMVGLETALSVVQHTMVDTGLMDWAGVADRMSFRPARIGRLTGHGRPVSPGEPGNLVLVDPAYRGTVIPESFATRSRNTPYRGLDLPGRVRATYLRGVPTVVDGEPAAPETVAPRTADGAIA; from the coding sequence GTGACCAGCCACCTCATCAGGAACGCCTCCCTCCTCGGCGGCGCCCCGCAGGACGTCCTGATCGCCGACGGCGTCATCCAGGACGTCGGCACCGGCCTCACCGGCGCCGACACCGAGACCGACGCCACCGGGCTGGTCCTGCTGCCCGGCCTGGTCGACCTCCACACCCACCTGCGCGAGCCCGGCCGCGAGGACGCCGAGACCGTCTACACCGGCACCCGCGCCGCCGCCCGCGGCGGCTTCACCGCCGTCCACGCCATGGCCAACACCTTCCCCGTCGCGGACACCGCCGGCGTGGTGGAGCAGGTCTGGCGGCTCGGCCGCTCCTCCGGCTACTGCGATGTGCAGCCGGTCGGCGCCGTCACCATCGGCCTGGAGGGCAAGCAGCTCGCCGAACTCGGCGCCATGCACGACTCCGCCGCCGGTGTCCGGGTCTTCTCCGACGACGGCAAGTGCGTGGACGACGCCGTGATCATGCGCCGCGCCCTGGAGTATGTGAAGGCGTTCGACGGCGTCATCGCCCAGCACGCCCAGGAGCCCCGCCTCACCCAGGGCGCCCAGATGAACGAGGGCGCCGTCTCCGGCGAACTCGGCCTGGCCGGCTGGCCCGCCGTCGCCGAGGAGGCGATCATCGCCCGCGATGTGCTGCTCGCCGCACACGTCGGCTCCCGGCTGCACATCTGCCATGTCTCCACCGCAGGCTCGGTCGAGATCATCCGCTGGGCCAAGGCCAAGGGCTGGAACGTCACCGCCGAGGTCACCCCGCACCACCTGCTGCTCACCGACGAGCTGGTCCGCTCCTACGACCCGGTCTACAAGGTCAACCCGCCGCTGCGCACCGAGACCGATGTGCTGGCGCTGCGCGAGGCCCTGGCGGACGGCACCATCGACGCCGTCGCCACCGACCACGCCCCGCACCCGGCCGAGGACAAGGACTGCGAGTGGGCGGTCGCGGCGATGGGCATGGTCGGCCTGGAGACCGCGCTCTCCGTCGTCCAGCACACCATGGTCGACACCGGCCTGATGGACTGGGCCGGGGTCGCCGACCGGATGTCCTTCCGCCCGGCCCGGATCGGCCGCCTGACCGGCCACGGCCGCCCCGTCTCGCCCGGTGAGCCGGGCAACCTGGTGCTGGTCGATCCCGCGTACCGTGGAACCGTGATCCCCGAGAGCTTCGCCACCCGCAGCCGCAACACCCCCTACCGGGGCCTGGACCTGCCCGGACGCGTCCGCGCCACCTATCTGCGCGGCGTACCGACCGTCGTCGACGGCGAGCCGGCCGCCCCCGAGACGGTCGCTCCCCGGACGGCCGACGGGGCCATCGCGTGA
- a CDS encoding PH-like domain-containing protein, giving the protein MTGALRLLAEQPHSAPVQHWGDYLGWSAGLVLLVILVYWLMRQGWKWRSTLQSDLPPLPEAPEDPGPVLLTATGRYHGTTTAGNWLDRVVAHGLGARSLADLTLTERGLLVRRTGEGDLWIPAGALAGARTDSGIAGKVIPSGLLVVTWHHGDGQLDSGFRADHPDQHPAWVAAIEKIAATPAAARTNPTEGTS; this is encoded by the coding sequence GTGACCGGCGCCCTCCGGCTGCTCGCCGAGCAGCCGCACTCCGCACCGGTCCAGCACTGGGGCGACTACCTCGGCTGGAGCGCCGGGCTGGTCCTCCTCGTCATCCTGGTCTACTGGCTGATGCGCCAGGGCTGGAAGTGGCGCTCCACCCTCCAGTCCGACCTCCCGCCGCTGCCCGAGGCGCCCGAGGACCCCGGCCCGGTACTGCTCACCGCCACCGGCCGGTACCACGGCACCACCACCGCCGGGAACTGGCTCGACCGGGTCGTCGCCCATGGCCTGGGCGCCCGCAGCCTGGCCGACCTCACCCTCACCGAGCGGGGCCTGCTGGTCCGCCGCACCGGCGAGGGCGACCTCTGGATCCCGGCCGGTGCCCTGGCCGGCGCCCGTACCGACTCCGGCATCGCCGGCAAGGTCATCCCCTCCGGGCTGCTGGTGGTCACCTGGCACCACGGCGACGGACAGCTGGACTCCGGCTTCCGCGCCGACCACCCCGACCAGCACCCCGCGTGGGTCGCCGCGATCGAGAAGATCGCCGCCACCCCCGCCGCAGCACGCACCAACCCGACGGAAGGCACGTCATGA
- the carA gene encoding glutamine-hydrolyzing carbamoyl-phosphate synthase small subunit: MTAPAPTTTTRARTQRRERVPAVLVLEDGRTFRGQAYGAVGETFGEAVFNTGMTGYQETLTDPSYHRQVVVMTAPQIGNTGVNDEDPESARIWVAGYVVRDPARVPSNWRSVRSLDQELVDQGVVGISGIDTRALTRHLRERGAMRVGIFSGAALADEAVLLERVRQAPEMTGADLSAEVATTEPYVVPAVGEKRFTVAAIDLGIKAMTPQRMAERGIEVHVLPATATLDDVYAVRPDGVFLSNGPGDPATADLTVIQGVLERRTPLFGICFGNQLLGRAVGFGTYKLKYGHRGINQPVQDRATGKVEVTAHNHGFAVDAPLEGTTDTPYGRVEVSHVCLNDDVVEGLRLLDTPAFSVQYHPEAAAGPHDAAYLFDRFVELMEGQRA, translated from the coding sequence ATGACCGCACCCGCCCCCACCACGACCACACGGGCCCGGACCCAGCGCCGGGAACGCGTACCCGCGGTCCTGGTCCTTGAGGACGGGCGCACCTTCCGAGGCCAGGCGTACGGCGCGGTCGGCGAGACCTTCGGCGAGGCGGTCTTCAACACCGGCATGACCGGCTACCAGGAGACGCTGACCGACCCCTCGTACCACCGCCAGGTGGTGGTGATGACCGCTCCGCAGATCGGCAACACCGGCGTCAACGACGAGGACCCGGAGTCGGCCCGGATCTGGGTCGCCGGCTATGTGGTGCGCGACCCCGCCCGGGTCCCGTCCAACTGGCGCTCGGTGCGGTCGCTGGACCAGGAGCTGGTCGACCAGGGTGTCGTCGGCATCAGCGGCATCGACACCCGGGCGCTCACCCGCCATCTGCGGGAGCGCGGCGCCATGCGGGTCGGCATCTTCTCCGGCGCCGCGCTGGCCGACGAGGCCGTGCTGCTGGAGCGGGTCCGGCAGGCCCCCGAGATGACCGGCGCCGACCTCTCCGCCGAGGTCGCCACCACCGAGCCCTATGTCGTCCCCGCCGTGGGGGAGAAGCGGTTCACCGTGGCCGCGATCGACCTCGGGATCAAGGCGATGACCCCGCAGCGGATGGCCGAGCGCGGCATCGAGGTGCATGTGCTGCCCGCCACCGCCACCCTGGACGACGTCTACGCCGTACGGCCCGACGGGGTCTTCCTGTCCAACGGCCCCGGCGACCCGGCCACCGCCGACCTCACCGTGATCCAGGGCGTACTGGAGCGCAGGACCCCGCTCTTCGGCATCTGCTTCGGCAACCAGCTGCTGGGCCGCGCCGTCGGCTTCGGCACCTACAAGCTCAAGTACGGCCACCGGGGCATCAACCAGCCGGTGCAGGACCGCGCCACCGGCAAGGTCGAGGTCACCGCGCACAACCACGGCTTCGCCGTGGACGCGCCCCTGGAAGGGACCACCGACACCCCGTACGGCCGGGTCGAGGTCTCCCATGTCTGCCTGAACGACGACGTGGTGGAGGGGCTGCGGCTGCTCGACACGCCCGCCTTCAGCGTCCAGTACCACCCCGAAGCGGCAGCCGGCCCGCACGACGCCGCCTACCTGTTCGACCGCTTCGTTGAGCTCATGGAGGGCCAGCGTGCCTAA
- the carB gene encoding carbamoyl-phosphate synthase large subunit → MPKRTDIQSVLVIGSGPIVIGQAAEFDYSGTQACRVLKAEGLRVVLVNSNPATIMTDPEIADATYVEPITPEFVEKIIAKERPDALLPTLGGQTALNAAVSLAKNGVLEKYGVELIGANIEAIEKGEDRDRFKGVVEAVKAKIGHGESARSVICHTMDEVLAGVDTLGGYPVVVRPSFTMGGAGSGFAHDEQDLRRIAGQGLALSPTTEVLLEESILGWKEYELELMRDRHDNVVVVCSIENFDPMGVHTGDSITVAPAMTLTDREYQVLRDIGIAVIREVGVDTGGCNIQFAVNPEDGRVIVIEMNPRVSRSSALASKATGFPIAKIAAKLAVGYTLDEIPNDITEQTPASFEPTLDYVVVKVPRFAFEKFPSADATLTTTMKSVGEAMALGRNFPEALNKALRSLEKKGSQFTWKGEPGSKEQLLRKARIPTDGRINTVMEAIRAGATPEEVFEATKIDPWFVDQLFLLDETAAELAEADELTPELLRHAKRYGFSDLQIGEIRGLTADVVRQIRHALGIRPVYKTVDTCAAEFAARTPYFYSSYDEESEVAPRTKPAVIILGSGPNRIGQGIEFDYSCVHASFALADAGYETVMVNCNPETVSTDYDTSDRLYFEPLTLEDVLEIVHAEQLAGPLAGVIVQLGGQTPLGLAQALKDNGVPIVGTPPEAIHLAEERGAFGRVLIEAGLPAPKHGTAFSFEEAKAIADEIGYPVLVRPSYVLGGRGMEIVYDEPSLAAYLERHAGLISEHPVLVDRFLDDAVEIDVDALYDGAELYLGGVMEHIEEAGIHSGDSACALPPITLGGHDIKRLRASTEAIARGVGVRGLINIQFALSGDILYVLEANPRASRTVPFTSKATAVPLAKAAARISLGATVAELRAEGLLPAEGDGGTLPLECPVSVKEAVMPWSRFRDASGRGVDTVLGPEMRSTGEVMGIDSVFGTAYAKSQAGAYGALPTKGRVFVSVANRDKRSLVFPARALAELGFELIATSGTAEVLRRNGIPSTVVRKHSEGEGSNGERTIVQLIHDGEVDLIINTPFGTGGRLDGYEIRTAAIARGLPCLTTVQAMGAAVQGIDALIRGEVGVMSLQEHAALLTAARHHQ, encoded by the coding sequence GTGCCTAAGCGCACCGACATCCAGTCCGTCCTGGTGATCGGCTCCGGCCCGATCGTCATCGGCCAGGCGGCCGAGTTCGACTACTCCGGTACGCAGGCCTGCCGCGTGCTCAAGGCCGAGGGCCTGCGGGTCGTCCTGGTGAACTCCAACCCGGCGACCATCATGACCGACCCGGAGATCGCCGACGCCACCTATGTGGAGCCGATCACCCCCGAGTTCGTCGAGAAGATCATCGCCAAGGAGCGCCCCGACGCGCTGCTGCCCACCCTGGGCGGCCAGACCGCGCTCAACGCCGCCGTCTCCCTCGCCAAGAACGGCGTGCTGGAGAAGTACGGCGTGGAGCTGATCGGCGCCAATATCGAGGCCATCGAGAAGGGCGAGGACCGCGACCGCTTCAAGGGCGTCGTGGAGGCCGTCAAGGCCAAGATCGGCCACGGCGAGTCCGCCCGCTCGGTGATCTGCCACACCATGGACGAGGTGCTGGCCGGGGTGGACACCCTCGGCGGCTACCCGGTCGTGGTCCGCCCCTCCTTCACCATGGGCGGCGCCGGCTCCGGCTTCGCCCACGACGAGCAGGACCTGCGCCGCATCGCCGGCCAGGGCCTGGCCCTCTCGCCGACCACCGAGGTGCTCCTGGAGGAGTCCATCCTCGGCTGGAAGGAGTACGAGCTGGAGCTGATGCGCGACCGGCACGACAATGTCGTGGTCGTCTGCTCCATCGAGAACTTCGACCCGATGGGCGTCCACACCGGCGACTCCATCACGGTCGCCCCCGCCATGACCCTGACCGACCGCGAGTACCAGGTGCTCCGCGACATCGGCATCGCGGTCATCCGCGAGGTCGGTGTGGACACCGGCGGCTGCAACATCCAGTTCGCGGTCAACCCCGAGGACGGCCGGGTCATCGTCATCGAGATGAACCCCCGGGTCTCCCGCTCCTCCGCGCTGGCCTCCAAGGCCACCGGCTTCCCGATCGCCAAGATCGCCGCCAAGCTCGCCGTGGGCTACACCCTGGACGAGATCCCCAACGACATCACCGAGCAGACCCCGGCCTCCTTCGAGCCCACGCTCGACTATGTCGTGGTCAAGGTGCCCCGCTTCGCCTTCGAGAAGTTCCCCTCCGCCGACGCCACCCTCACCACCACCATGAAGTCGGTGGGCGAGGCCATGGCCCTGGGCCGCAACTTCCCCGAGGCGCTCAACAAGGCCCTGCGCTCCCTGGAGAAGAAGGGCTCCCAGTTCACCTGGAAGGGTGAACCCGGCTCCAAGGAGCAGCTGCTCCGCAAGGCGCGCATCCCCACCGACGGCCGGATCAACACCGTGATGGAGGCCATCCGGGCGGGCGCCACCCCCGAGGAGGTCTTCGAGGCCACCAAGATCGACCCGTGGTTCGTGGACCAGCTCTTCCTGCTGGACGAGACCGCCGCCGAGCTGGCCGAGGCCGACGAGCTCACCCCCGAACTGCTGCGCCACGCCAAGCGGTACGGCTTCTCCGACCTCCAGATCGGCGAGATCCGGGGCCTGACCGCCGACGTGGTCCGGCAGATCCGGCACGCGCTGGGCATCCGCCCGGTCTACAAGACCGTGGACACCTGCGCCGCCGAGTTCGCCGCCCGCACGCCGTACTTCTACTCCTCCTACGACGAGGAGAGCGAGGTCGCGCCGCGCACCAAGCCCGCCGTGATCATCCTCGGGTCGGGCCCCAACCGGATCGGCCAGGGCATCGAGTTCGACTACTCCTGCGTGCACGCCTCCTTCGCGCTGGCGGACGCCGGGTACGAGACCGTGATGGTCAACTGCAACCCGGAGACCGTCTCCACCGACTACGACACCTCCGACCGGCTCTACTTCGAGCCGCTCACCCTGGAGGACGTCCTGGAGATCGTCCACGCCGAGCAGCTGGCCGGGCCGCTCGCGGGCGTCATCGTCCAGCTCGGCGGCCAGACCCCGCTGGGCCTGGCGCAGGCGCTCAAGGACAACGGTGTGCCGATCGTCGGCACCCCGCCGGAGGCCATCCACCTCGCCGAGGAGCGCGGCGCCTTCGGCCGCGTCCTGATCGAGGCCGGACTGCCCGCCCCCAAGCACGGCACCGCCTTCTCCTTCGAGGAGGCCAAGGCCATCGCCGACGAGATCGGCTACCCGGTGCTGGTCCGCCCCTCCTATGTGCTGGGCGGCCGCGGCATGGAGATCGTCTACGACGAGCCCTCCCTCGCCGCCTACCTGGAGCGCCACGCCGGTCTGATCTCCGAGCACCCGGTGCTGGTCGACCGGTTCCTCGACGACGCCGTGGAGATCGACGTCGACGCCCTCTACGACGGCGCCGAGCTCTACCTCGGCGGCGTCATGGAGCACATCGAGGAGGCCGGGATCCACTCCGGCGACTCCGCCTGCGCCCTGCCCCCGATCACCCTCGGCGGCCACGACATCAAGCGGCTGCGGGCCTCCACCGAGGCCATCGCCCGGGGCGTCGGCGTGCGCGGACTGATCAACATCCAGTTCGCCCTCTCCGGCGACATCCTCTATGTGCTGGAGGCCAACCCCCGCGCCTCCCGCACCGTGCCCTTCACCTCCAAGGCCACCGCCGTGCCGCTGGCCAAGGCCGCCGCCCGGATCTCGCTCGGCGCCACCGTCGCCGAGCTGCGCGCCGAGGGCCTGCTGCCCGCCGAGGGCGACGGCGGCACCCTGCCGCTGGAGTGCCCGGTCTCCGTCAAGGAGGCCGTGATGCCCTGGAGCCGCTTCCGGGACGCCTCCGGACGCGGCGTGGACACCGTGCTCGGCCCCGAGATGCGCTCCACCGGCGAGGTCATGGGCATCGACTCGGTCTTCGGCACCGCGTACGCCAAGTCCCAGGCCGGGGCCTATGGCGCACTGCCGACCAAGGGCCGGGTCTTCGTCTCGGTCGCCAACCGCGACAAGCGCAGCCTGGTCTTCCCCGCCCGGGCGCTGGCCGAGCTGGGCTTCGAGCTGATCGCCACCTCCGGTACCGCCGAGGTGCTGCGCCGCAACGGCATCCCCTCCACCGTGGTGCGCAAGCACAGCGAGGGCGAGGGGTCGAACGGTGAGCGGACCATCGTCCAGCTGATCCACGACGGGGAGGTCGATCTGATCATCAACACCCCGTTCGGCACCGGCGGCCGACTGGACGGCTATGAGATCCGTACGGCGGCCATCGCGCGCGGCCTGCCCTGCCTGACCACCGTCCAGGCCATGGGCGCCGCCGTGCAGGGCATCGACGCCCTGATCCGGGGCGAGGTGGGCGTGATGTCGCTCCAGGAGCACGCGGCGCTGCTGACCGCCGCCCGGCACCACCAGTAG
- a CDS encoding quinone-dependent dihydroorotate dehydrogenase yields MYRLLFDLLFRRLDPEKAHHLAFGWIRGVSAVPGLRALVRRVLAPQDPALRIRALGLDLPGPFGLAAGFDKNAVGIDGLTMVGFDHVEIGTVTGQAQPGNPTPRLFRLVEDRALINRMGFNNDGSAAVAARLAARPRSSTAVVGVNIGKTKAVPEQEAVTDYVTSAERLARHADYLVVNVSSPNTPGLRNLQAVDQLRPLLTAVREAADRSTGRSTGSTAGRRVPLLVKIAPDLADEDVDAVADLALELGLDGIIATNTTIGREGLRTDPATVAAAGAGGLSGAPLKQRSLEVLRRLYARTGGRLTLVAVGGVETADDAWERILAGATLVQGYSAFIYQGPFWARRIHRGLAARLRASGHAALADAVGSGAAATRTRDDH; encoded by the coding sequence GTGTACCGCCTGCTCTTCGACCTGCTCTTCCGCCGCCTGGACCCCGAGAAGGCCCACCACCTGGCCTTCGGCTGGATCCGAGGCGTCTCCGCCGTCCCCGGCCTGCGCGCCCTGGTCCGCCGGGTCCTGGCCCCGCAGGACCCCGCGCTGCGGATCAGAGCCCTCGGCCTGGACCTGCCCGGCCCCTTCGGCCTGGCCGCCGGGTTCGACAAGAACGCCGTGGGCATCGACGGCCTCACCATGGTCGGGTTCGACCATGTCGAGATCGGGACCGTCACCGGCCAGGCCCAGCCGGGCAACCCGACCCCCCGCCTCTTCCGCCTGGTCGAGGACCGCGCCCTGATCAACCGGATGGGGTTCAACAACGACGGCTCCGCCGCCGTCGCCGCCCGCCTCGCCGCCCGCCCCCGCAGCTCCACCGCCGTCGTCGGGGTCAACATCGGCAAGACCAAGGCCGTCCCCGAGCAGGAGGCCGTGACGGACTACGTCACCAGCGCCGAGCGGCTCGCCCGGCATGCCGACTACCTGGTCGTCAACGTCAGCTCGCCCAACACCCCCGGGCTGCGCAACCTCCAGGCCGTCGACCAGCTCCGCCCGCTGCTCACCGCCGTCCGGGAGGCCGCCGACCGCTCCACGGGCCGCTCCACCGGCTCCACCGCCGGGCGCCGGGTCCCGCTGCTGGTGAAGATCGCCCCCGACCTCGCCGACGAGGATGTGGACGCCGTCGCCGACCTGGCCCTGGAACTGGGCCTGGACGGCATCATCGCCACCAACACCACCATCGGCCGCGAGGGCCTGCGCACCGACCCCGCCACCGTGGCGGCGGCCGGCGCCGGCGGGCTCTCCGGAGCGCCGCTGAAGCAGCGCTCGCTGGAGGTGCTGCGCCGGCTGTACGCACGCACCGGAGGGCGGCTCACCCTGGTGGCCGTCGGCGGGGTGGAGACCGCCGACGACGCCTGGGAGCGCATCCTGGCCGGGGCGACCCTGGTCCAGGGCTACAGCGCCTTCATCTACCAGGGGCCCTTCTGGGCCCGGCGGATCCACCGGGGCCTGGCGGCCCGGCTGCGGGCGAGCGGCCACGCCGCCCTGGCCGACGCCGTCGGCTCCGGGGCCGCCGCCACCCGTACCCGCGACGACCACTGA
- the pyrF gene encoding orotidine-5'-phosphate decarboxylase, whose translation MTATPAPIAVALDAPDLATAVGWAEAVGPYVSTVKVGLELYLAHGHDAVRRVRGASGGRDLFLDLKLHDIPNTVAGAARSVADLAPAYLTVHASGGTAMIRAAAEALPQTRITAVTVLTSLSEADLDAVGLAGPALDAVRRLAVLSVEAGARALVCSPREVAAVRAAVGPDIHLVTPGVRPAGAALGDQTRVATPEQALADGADLLVIGRPVTAAADPGAAAAAIAAALAG comes from the coding sequence GTGACCGCCACCCCCGCCCCCATCGCCGTCGCCCTCGACGCCCCCGACCTGGCCACCGCCGTGGGCTGGGCCGAGGCCGTCGGCCCGTATGTCTCGACCGTCAAGGTCGGCCTGGAGCTCTACCTCGCGCACGGCCATGACGCGGTCCGCCGGGTGCGCGGCGCCAGCGGCGGCCGGGACCTCTTCCTCGACCTCAAGCTGCACGACATCCCCAACACCGTCGCCGGGGCCGCCCGCTCGGTGGCCGACCTGGCCCCCGCCTATCTGACCGTGCACGCCTCCGGCGGCACCGCGATGATCCGCGCCGCCGCCGAGGCGCTGCCGCAGACCAGGATCACCGCCGTCACCGTGCTCACCTCGCTCTCCGAGGCGGACCTGGACGCCGTGGGGCTGGCCGGTCCGGCGCTGGACGCGGTGCGCCGCCTCGCGGTGCTCTCGGTGGAGGCCGGTGCCCGGGCGCTGGTCTGCTCGCCGCGCGAGGTCGCCGCCGTACGGGCCGCCGTGGGCCCCGACATCCACCTGGTCACCCCGGGTGTGCGCCCGGCGGGCGCCGCGCTGGGCGACCAGACCCGGGTGGCCACCCCCGAGCAGGCCCTGGCGGACGGCGCCGACCTTCTGGTCATCGGCCGCCCGGTGACCGCCGCCGCGGACCCGGGTGCGGCGGCGGCTGCCATCGCCGCAGCGCTGGCCGGTTGA